The Scatophagus argus isolate fScaArg1 chromosome 20, fScaArg1.pri, whole genome shotgun sequence genome window below encodes:
- the bmpr1bb gene encoding bone morphogenetic protein receptor, type IBb isoform X1, with protein sequence MVVVWLPEEWAWQAVLLVTGLASLSRGSHANMLDALLLKNGWKGGSEQRAEESSSTATVSAQNMLWCHCYHHCPEDSVNNTCMTDGYCFTMVEEEEGGLAVLTAGCLGLAGSEFQCRDTWNARSRRALECCTDQDYCNRDLHPTLPPLMTPDYVDNSIQYMALFISITVCSIILGLILVFCYFRYKRQESRPRYSIDLEQEETYIPPGESLKDLIEHSRSIGSGSGSGLPLLVQRTIAKQIQMVKQIGKGRYGEVWMGKWRGERVAVKVFFTTEEESWFRETEIYQTFLMRHDNILGFIAADIKGTGSWTQLYLITDYHENGSLYDYLKSNTLDIKALLKLAYSSISGLCHLHTEIYGTQGKPAIAHRDLKSKNILVKKNGSCCIADLGLAVKFNSDTNDVDIPPNLRVGTKRYMPPEVLDETLDRSYFQSFIMADMYSFGLIVWEMARRCISGGIVEEYQLPYYDLVPTDPSYEDMREVVCIKKQRPSFANRWSSDECLRQMGKLMSECWAHSPACRLTALRVKKTLAKMLESQDIKL encoded by the exons atggtggtggtgtggcTGCCTGAGGAATGGGCCTGGCAGGCTGTTCTCCTGGTGACCGGACTGGCATCACTGAGCCGTGGGTCTCATG CCAACATGTTGGACGCCCTGCTGCTGAAGAACGGCTGGAAGGGGGGATCGGAGCAAAGGGCcgaggagagcagcagcacgGCCACAGTTTCAGCTCAGAACATGCTTTGGTGTCACTGCTACCACCACTGCCCCGAAGACTCCGTCAACAATACCTGCAT GACTGACGGCTACTGCTTCACcatggtggaggaggaggaggggggtctGGCAGTACTCACTGCAGGTTGTTTGGGTCTTGCTGGGTCTGAGTTCCAGTGCAGA gacaCGTGGAACGCACGTTCGAGGAGAGCTCTCGAGTGTTGCACAGATCAGGACTATTGCAACAGGGACTTGCATCCTACTCTCCCTCCACTCATGACGCCGg actATGTTGACAACAGTATTCAGTACATGGCTCTGTTCATTTCAATAACAGTCTGCAGTATCATCCTCGGTCTCATCCTTGTCTTCTGTTACTTCAG ATATAAGCGCCAGGAGTCACGGCCACGCTACAGTATTGatctggagcaggaggagacCTATATCCCCCCAGGGGAGTCCCTGAAGGACCTAATAGAGCATTCCCGCAGCATCGGGTCTGGCTCTGGGTCAGGACTCCCTCTACTG GTGCAGCGCACTATTGCCAAACAGATTCAGATGGTTAAGCAGATTGGAAAAGGGAGATATGGAGAGGTCTGGATGGGcaagtggagaggagagagagtggCTGTTAAAGTCTTCttcaccacagaggaagaaagctgGTTCAGAGAGACTGAAATATATCAGACCTTCCTGATGAGACATGATAATATTTTGG GATTCATAGCAGCAGATATCAAAGGAACCGGTTCTTGGACTCAGCTCTACCTAATCACAGACTACCATGAGAATGGATCGTTATATGACTACCTCAAATCCAACACCTTAGACATCAAGGCTCTACTGAAACTGGCCTACTCTTCCATATCAGGCCTCTGTCACCTGCACACTGAGATCTATGGCACACAGGGCAAACCAGCCATCGCACACAGAGACCTGAAGAGCAAAAACATCTTGGTAAAAAAGAATGGATCATGCTGTATAGCAGATCTTGGACTTGCTGTCAAATTTAACAG TGACACCAATGACGTGGATATCCCTCCCAACCTGCGAGTTGGTACAAAGCGCTACATGCCACCTGAAGTGCTGGATGAGACTCTGGACAGGAGCTACTTCCAGTCTTTTATAATGGCTGACATGTATAGTTTTGGCCTCATCGTCTGGGAGATGGCCCGACGTTGCATTTCTGGAG GCATAGTCGAGGAGTATCAGCTGCCCTATTACGACCTTGTGCCCACTGATCCTTCCTATGAGGACATGAGAGAAGTCGTCTGCATCAAGAAACAAAGACCTTCATTTGCTAATCGCTGGAGCAGTGATGAG TGTCTACGGCAGATGGGAAAATTGATGTCGGAGTGCTGGGCTCACAGCCCGGCATGTCGCCTCACAGCCCTGAGGGTAAAGAAGACCCTGGCGAAGATGTTAGAGTCCCAAGACATCAAACTGTGA
- the bmpr1bb gene encoding bone morphogenetic protein receptor, type IBb isoform X2 encodes MLDALLLKNGWKGGSEQRAEESSSTATVSAQNMLWCHCYHHCPEDSVNNTCMTDGYCFTMVEEEEGGLAVLTAGCLGLAGSEFQCRDTWNARSRRALECCTDQDYCNRDLHPTLPPLMTPDYVDNSIQYMALFISITVCSIILGLILVFCYFRYKRQESRPRYSIDLEQEETYIPPGESLKDLIEHSRSIGSGSGSGLPLLVQRTIAKQIQMVKQIGKGRYGEVWMGKWRGERVAVKVFFTTEEESWFRETEIYQTFLMRHDNILGFIAADIKGTGSWTQLYLITDYHENGSLYDYLKSNTLDIKALLKLAYSSISGLCHLHTEIYGTQGKPAIAHRDLKSKNILVKKNGSCCIADLGLAVKFNSDTNDVDIPPNLRVGTKRYMPPEVLDETLDRSYFQSFIMADMYSFGLIVWEMARRCISGGIVEEYQLPYYDLVPTDPSYEDMREVVCIKKQRPSFANRWSSDECLRQMGKLMSECWAHSPACRLTALRVKKTLAKMLESQDIKL; translated from the exons ATGTTGGACGCCCTGCTGCTGAAGAACGGCTGGAAGGGGGGATCGGAGCAAAGGGCcgaggagagcagcagcacgGCCACAGTTTCAGCTCAGAACATGCTTTGGTGTCACTGCTACCACCACTGCCCCGAAGACTCCGTCAACAATACCTGCAT GACTGACGGCTACTGCTTCACcatggtggaggaggaggaggggggtctGGCAGTACTCACTGCAGGTTGTTTGGGTCTTGCTGGGTCTGAGTTCCAGTGCAGA gacaCGTGGAACGCACGTTCGAGGAGAGCTCTCGAGTGTTGCACAGATCAGGACTATTGCAACAGGGACTTGCATCCTACTCTCCCTCCACTCATGACGCCGg actATGTTGACAACAGTATTCAGTACATGGCTCTGTTCATTTCAATAACAGTCTGCAGTATCATCCTCGGTCTCATCCTTGTCTTCTGTTACTTCAG ATATAAGCGCCAGGAGTCACGGCCACGCTACAGTATTGatctggagcaggaggagacCTATATCCCCCCAGGGGAGTCCCTGAAGGACCTAATAGAGCATTCCCGCAGCATCGGGTCTGGCTCTGGGTCAGGACTCCCTCTACTG GTGCAGCGCACTATTGCCAAACAGATTCAGATGGTTAAGCAGATTGGAAAAGGGAGATATGGAGAGGTCTGGATGGGcaagtggagaggagagagagtggCTGTTAAAGTCTTCttcaccacagaggaagaaagctgGTTCAGAGAGACTGAAATATATCAGACCTTCCTGATGAGACATGATAATATTTTGG GATTCATAGCAGCAGATATCAAAGGAACCGGTTCTTGGACTCAGCTCTACCTAATCACAGACTACCATGAGAATGGATCGTTATATGACTACCTCAAATCCAACACCTTAGACATCAAGGCTCTACTGAAACTGGCCTACTCTTCCATATCAGGCCTCTGTCACCTGCACACTGAGATCTATGGCACACAGGGCAAACCAGCCATCGCACACAGAGACCTGAAGAGCAAAAACATCTTGGTAAAAAAGAATGGATCATGCTGTATAGCAGATCTTGGACTTGCTGTCAAATTTAACAG TGACACCAATGACGTGGATATCCCTCCCAACCTGCGAGTTGGTACAAAGCGCTACATGCCACCTGAAGTGCTGGATGAGACTCTGGACAGGAGCTACTTCCAGTCTTTTATAATGGCTGACATGTATAGTTTTGGCCTCATCGTCTGGGAGATGGCCCGACGTTGCATTTCTGGAG GCATAGTCGAGGAGTATCAGCTGCCCTATTACGACCTTGTGCCCACTGATCCTTCCTATGAGGACATGAGAGAAGTCGTCTGCATCAAGAAACAAAGACCTTCATTTGCTAATCGCTGGAGCAGTGATGAG TGTCTACGGCAGATGGGAAAATTGATGTCGGAGTGCTGGGCTCACAGCCCGGCATGTCGCCTCACAGCCCTGAGGGTAAAGAAGACCCTGGCGAAGATGTTAGAGTCCCAAGACATCAAACTGTGA